DNA sequence from the Betaproteobacteria bacterium genome:
CGGAGCCGTGACCATCCCGACGAACTTGAATTTTGCGGCCATTGGCACCAACACCTGCGGCGCGGCGCCCAGCCAATCAGTATCGGTTTTTTCATTCTCGACCGGCACCATTCCCGCGTTGGGCAACTGCACCTTCAGTGTGCCGGTCAATAGTACGGTCACGGGCAGCTACGTGGTGAATATCCCCGCCAATGCGCTCGTTACGGGAGCGGGCACGAGCAGCAATACCAGCAGCGCCACACTGACGGTGACAGCGGTGCCGGCACCGATAGTTACCAGTGCCGCGACGGCGAGCGGCACGGTCGGCACTGCCTTTACATACCAGATACTTGCGACAAATACGCCGGTGAGTTTCGGCGCGACAGGTTTACCGGCGGGGCTCGGCGTCAATGCCGGCACTGGCCAGATTGCAGGCACACCATCTGCCGCCGGTACCTTTGCCGCGACAGTCAGCGCAACCAATGCCAGCGGCACCGGAAGCCAGGGGCTCAGCATCACAATTGCTGCCGCGGCAACACCGTCGATGTCGGTGAGCTTTGCTCCCGCGAGCGTATTGCCCGGTGTGAACGCGCTGATGACGCTGACGCTGAGCAATACCGATGTGAGCTCGGCGTTCATCTCAAGCGGCAGCGTCAACATCCCTGCGGGCCTGACAGCGACGGCACCAGCGACAAATACCTGCGGCACGTTTGGCAGCGTAGGCGGCGGCGTGTATTCGTTCGGCATGGGCTTTGTACCGGCATCGGGCAGTTGCACCATCGACATCACCGTGCAAAGCGCCACCCCGGCACCTACACCGCAACCATCAATCCCGGCGCACTGACGGCCGGGGCCGGGGCCAACACCAATACCAGCAGTGCCACGCTGACCGTGACCGCCGCGCCAACCCCGGCCGTGACCCTCGCGCCGCCGACGGTTGCCTTCGGTGCCCGCACCATCAACACCACCAGCCCGGTCAGCAGCGTCACGCTCACCAACAGCGGCACGGCCGGCTTGAACATATCCGGCATCACTGGCAGTGGTGATTTCGGCTTCACCACCACCTGCCCGATCCTGACCCCGCCGCTGGCGCCAAGCGGCACCTGCAGCATCGACATCACCTTCACCCCGCTGACGGTCGCGGCTCTGAGCGGCAGCATCACCATCACCAGCAATGCCCCCGGCAGTCCGCACACCATCGCCCTGTCGGGAACCGGCAGCGCCGTCCCCGTACCCGGCGTGAACCTCAGTGCCACCACGCTCAATTTTGCCAATCAACCCATCAACACCTCATCGGCGGTGCAAAGCATCGCGGTCACCAATTCCGGGTTCGCCACACTGGTGATCAGCAGCATCACCAAGACCGGCAGCGGCGCCTTTACCCGCGTCGTTCCGGGCAGCCCCAGTCCTGATTGCAACGCCAGCGTCGCGCCGCTGACCACGTGCTACATCAGCGTGATCTTCACCCCGACAGCACTCGGTGCCGCGGCCGCCCAGATCAACATCGCCACCAATGCCGGCAGCTCGCCGGATATCGTGAATATCACCGGCAGCGGCGTCCCGGCCGCGTCACCGGCGATCAGTGTCGCCAGCAGCCTGGCCTTCGGTGACCAGATTGTCGGCACCAGCGCCACGCAGGCGCTGACGATATTCAGCACGGGCAGCGCGACCCTGAATCTCTTTGGCACCATCGGCGGCACGGACGCGCGCAGCTTCGCGACCAGTGGCTCCTGCACCGCCATCGCGCCCGGAGCGAGCTGCGTGACCAATATTATCTTTACGCCGTCCAGCGTCGGCAGCAAGACCGCACAACTGACCATTGCATCGGATGCATTTGGCCAGCCGACCACGACAGTCAACCTGACCGGCAACGGCATTCTGGCGCCGGGCCCGATTGTCGACATGCCCGTGACGGCCATTGGTTTTGGCAATGCCATTTTGGGCGGTGCGACGGCCAGCCAGGTGGTGACCATCAAAAACACCGGCGGCTTGCCGCTCAACATCCAGAATCTCTACGCTGCGGGTGATTTCATCCAGATGAACAGTTGTCCAGCCAGTCTGGCCAGTGGCGCGAATTGCCTGGTCAATGTCCTGTTCAGTCCATTGGGGATCGGCAACCGGACGGGTGAGCTGGTGCTCGCGACGAACGCGCCGGGCAGTCCGCAGCGGATCCTGCTGTCGGGCACCGGCTGCCGGTGGTTCAGTCAGGCACAGTCGAGATTGTACTTAACGGCTTGCGGAGGGTAGTTGTGGATTCGCAGACCTTGGTTCGCGCGCATCACGAAACTGCGGACGATGAAGTACCTTCAGGCATGTGGACACGAATCACTCATGGCTTCCGTTTGATTACCTAAAGAAATGTTTGAGCAATTGAAATTCATCGTCGCGCGCGCAATCTAGCGAGAATTGTGAATAAGGCGTATAAATTCAACTTGGAAAATATCGAATCAAGCGGTGAAAGAGCGCCCCTGGTTGGGGCGTTTTGCTTTCGATCGGCGCGATTGTTTTCGATGCTAGAATTCAACAGGTAATGAATTTAATCACCGCACACGGATTCTCTTTCAATAAATGAGCCAGGACATTATTCTCGAAACGCGGGAACTGACCAAGGAATTCAAGGGATTCATTGCGGTTGATCGCGTGAATTTGAGCGTTCGGCGCGGCTCGATTCATGCATTGATTGGCCCCAATGGAGCGGGCAAAACCACGGTATTCAATCTTTTGACGAAGTTTCTGCCGGTGACTTCCGGGCAGATTCTGTATAACGGCCACGACATTACGGCTGAAAAACCGGTGCAGATCGCAAGACGCGGAATGGTCCGATCGTTCCAGATCTCAGCGGTGTTTCCCCACCTGACCGTGCTCGAAAATGTGCGCGTGGCGCTGCAGCGAAAATTGGGAACGAGTTTCCATTTCTGGAAATCAGAATCAACTTTGCACATACTTAACGCGCGCGCGATGGAGTTGCTGGAGTCGGTCGATCTGTCGACATTCGCCGATACCGAGACGGTATTGTTGCCCTATGGCCGAAAGCGCGCACTTGAGATTGCCACGACGCTTGCGCTGGATCCTGAATTGATGCTGCTCGACGAGCCCACCCAGGGCATGGGGCACGAGGACGTTAGTCGCGTTGTGGAATTGATTCGAAAGGTTGCGGCCAATCGAACGGTGCTGATGGTCGAACACAACATGAGCGTGGTATCAAATCTCTGCGACAAAATAACGGTGCTGGCACGCGGAAGCGTACTGGCGGAAGGGCCGTACGATACGGTCTCGAGGGACCCCAAGGTGCTCGAAGCATATGTCGGCACGGTCGAGGAAACCGCATGAATGTGAGTGACGCGGTGCTGAGTGTCGCCGGCTTGCACGCCTATTATGGCGAGTCACATATCCTCCACGGCGTCGATTTCAACATCCACCGCGGCGAATTGGTCACGCTGCTGGGCCGCAATGGCGCAGGCAGAACGACGACCCTGAAAGCAATGCTCGGACTGACTGGCAGGCGTACGGGTTCCATCAGGATTGCCGGACAAGAGGTAATTCAATTACCTACGCACAAGATTGCCCGGCTTGGCCTCGGCTACTGCCCGGAGGAGCGGGGTATTTTTTCCAGCTTGAGCTGTGAAGAAAACTTGCTCCTGCCGCCGCAGATCGGAGAGGGCGGTATGTCGATCGACGAAATCTACACCATGTTTCCGAATCTCAGGGAGCGCCGTAACAGCCAGGGCACCCGGCTATCGGGAGGAGAGCAACAGATGCTGGCGATGGCGCGCATACTTCGCACGGGTGCGAAAATCCTGCTGCTGGATGAAATTACGGAAGGACTTGCGCCGGTAATCGTGCAAACGTTGGGGCGTGTGATCCGCGAACTCAAGGCAAAAGGCCTCACCATCATCATGGTTGAACAGAATTTTCGATTCGCCGCGCCATTGGCGGACCGGCACTACGTCATGGAACACGGAAAGATCGCTGCAGTCGTTGAAAAGCATGAGTTGGCGGCAAAGACCGGCATGCTGCACGAGTATTTGGGAGTATAGGTTCGCGGTCATTACGACCGTTTTGATCATAACGAGGAGGTAACAACATGAAACGCAAAATATTGGCTACATTTGTGTCGGCTGCATGCGTGTTTGGCGCGGGAACGGTATTCGCACAACAGGGAAAGCTATCTGACGACGCGCTCAAGATCGGCGTATTGACCGACATGTCGGGTGTATATGCCGATTTCGGAGGTCCCGGTGCCGTGCTTGCGGCCAAGATGGCGGTCGAGGATTTCGGTGGAAAGATGTTTGGCAAGACGATCGAAGTAGTCAGCGCAGATCACCAGAACAAGCCTGACGTCGCAAAGAACCTCACGCAGCAATGGTTTGACCGCGATAAAGTCGATATGACGGTTGAAAACCTGAATTCAGGCGTGGCACTTGCAGTGACCGCGCTCGGCAAGGAAAAAAACAAGATCACGATTGTCACCGGCGCGGCCTCGTCTCGGCTGACCAATGACGCTTGCCAACCCGGCACCACGGTTCATTGGGTGTATGACACGATCGCGCTGGCAAATGTGGTTGGCAAGGCAGTGGTCAAGGCCGGTGGCGATAGCTGGTTCTTCCTGACCGCTGACTATGCGTTCGGCCACTCGCTTGAAAAGGACACTGGCGATGTAGTGAAGGCAAATGGCGGCAAGGTGAACGGCGCGGTGCGGCATCCGCTAAATGCGACCGATTTCTCATCGTTCCTGTTGCAGGCACAAGCGTCCAAGGCCAAGGTCGTCGGTCTGGCAAATGCCGGTGGTGACACGGTGAACAGCATCAAGGCGGCGGCCGAGTTTGGCATCACCAAGAATCAGAATCTGGCCGCGCTGCTGATGCTGGTCACGGATGTGCACGCCCTTGGCCTGAATACTGCCCAGGGCTTGTATCTGACCGAAGCCTGGTACTGGGACATGAACGACGAGAATCGCGCGTTTGCGAAGCGCTTTGAAGCGCGGAACAATGGCAAGAAACCCAACATGAATCAGGTAGGTGTTTATTCCTCGACCGCGCATTACCTGAAGGCGGTGCAAGCCGCAGGTAGCGACGATACGGCCGCCGTCATGAAAAAGATGCAGGACACGCCGATCAACGACGTATTTGCGAAAAATGGCAAGCTACGCCCGGATGGCCGAATGGTTCACGACATGCATTTGTACCTGGTGAAGAAGCCGTCGGAGTCGAAGGGGCCATGGGACTACTACAAGCTGATGGGTACCGTGAAGGGCGAGGAGGCTTTCCAGTCGCTTGAAAACTCGAAGTGCCCGCAGTTCATGAAAAAGAGCTAAAGATTCACTTTTAACTGATCGGCCGGCTGCGTGGAATAATTTTTCGCGCCGCCGGCCCACAATGAATTCATGACCGAAATTTTTGGCGTTCCCATTCAAGCTTTGATGGGCCAGCTCACCATTGGGCTGGTCAACGGCTGCTTCTATGCACTGCTGTCGCTGGGGCTGGCGGTTATCTTCGGCATGCTGAATGTCGTCAATTTCGCCCACGGCGCGCTGTACATGGTGGGCGCGTTCTTCTCCTGGATGCTGCTTAGCTACGCAGGCCTTAACTACTGGTTCGCGCTTATATTGGCGCCCATTGGTGTCGCCATCATTGGCGTCATTATCGAAAAAACCATGCTGCGCTGGCTGTATCAACTCGATCACCTTTACGGCTTGCTGCTGACGTTTGGCCTCGCACTCATCATGGAAGGCATCTTCCGGCACAACTATGGTTCGTCCGGCCAGCCCTATGAGCTACCTGAGATATTCAGAGGCGCGTTTGACCTAGGATTCATGTTCCTGCCCAAGTATCGCGCGTGGGTGGTCGTGATGTCCATTGTCGTTTGCCTCGCGACCTGGTATGTCATTGAAAAAACCCGGCTTGGCGCGTATCTGCGTGCCGGAACAGAAAACCCGAAACTGGTGCAATCATTCGGGATCAATGTGCCGCTGATGGTGACGCTGACGTATGCCTTCGGTGTGGGCCTTGCGGGGCTGGCCGGCGTAATGGCCGCACCGGTCTACCTGGTTAACCCGACGATGGGATCGGGCATCATCATCGTCGTCTTTGCCGTGGTTGTGATTGGCGGCATGGGATCAATTCTTGGTTCCATCATTACGGGTCTTGCCCTTGGGCTGATCGAAGGATTGACCAAAGTGTTTTACCCCGAGGCGTCGAACACCGTGGTATTCGTGATCATGGCGATAGTATTGTTGATTCGTCCCGCAGGATTGTTCGGGCGGGAGAAGTAATGAAAAACAAGACCGCCGTTCTTTATCTGGTGCTGTTGGTGGCCGCCTGCATTGCGCCTTTTGTCGGCTACCCGTTGTTTCTGATGAAGTGCCTGTGCTTTGCGCTCTTTGCCTGCGCCTTCAATCTGCTGATCGGCTTCACCGGGCTACTTCTTTCGGGCACGCCATGTTTTTCGGGTTCGCTGCCTATGCCTGCGGGCATTCCGCCAAGATTTGGGGCTGGACACCGGAAGTAGCCATTTTGTTTGGTACCGGATCGGCGGCGCTGATCGGTCTGGTCGTGGGATGGCTGGCGGTACGACGTCAGGGAATCTACTTTGCGATGGTTACGCTGGCCTTGTCGCAGATGATCTATTTCGTTTGCGTACAGGCGCCGTTCACATATGCCGAAGATGGCATTCAGAGTATTCCCCGCGGCAAGCTGCTGGGAATCATCGATCTGCATAACGACACGGTCATGTATTTTTTTGTGCTGGCGATTTTCGTCGGTGCGTTCTGGCTGATTAACCGCGTGATCCATTCCCCGTTCGGCCAGGTGCTGAAATCGATTCGTGAAAATGAGCCGCGGGCACTGTCGCTGGGCTATGACGTTGACAAGTACAAGCTGGTGGTATTCATCCTCTCTGCCGCGCTCGCAGGCTTGGCTGGTGCCACCAAGTCCCTTGCCTTGGGTCTGGCCACTTTGACGGATGTAACTTGGCAAATGTCCGGTGAAGTCGTGCTGATGACTTTGCTCGGTGGAATGGGCACGATTCTCGGCCCGGTGGTCGGGGCATCGACCATCATCGCGATGGAGAATTATCTTTCCGGTTTCGGCTCCTGGGTGACCATCATCATGGGGGCCACCTTCGTAGTGTGCGTGCTGGCGTTTCGCCGCGGCATCGTGGGCGAGATCGAGCACCGGTTCCTGCGCAAGTAGCGCCCGATTGCCCGCGCGAGTTTTGCTTGTGCGCCGCCCGCAAACGCACACGGCCTGCGTTTTTGACCTATGTCTTGTTTGCTTGAAAAATACACGTGAGTGAATTTGGCCGGTCGGTTCTCGTCTATAATTCAAACGCTCGTTTTAATTTCTGAATTCCCTTCTCTCAAGAGCGAAAGCCGCATGAAAATACTCGTTCCCGTAAAGCGTGTTGTCGACTACAACGTAAAAGTCCGCGTCAAGGCCGACCAGACCGGTGTCGATATTGCCAATGTCAAAATGTCCATGAATCCCTTCGACGAAATTGCCGTCGAGGAGGCTCTGAAACTCAGGGAAGCCGGTGTCGCCACTGAGATCATTGCGGTTTCCATTGGCGTCACCCAATGTCAGGAAACGCTGCGTACCGCGCTGGCGATGGGAGCGGACCGCGCCATACTGATTGAGACGTCGGCAGAGGTTCAACCGCTGGCCGTCGCGAAGCTTCTGAAGGCCATTTGTGACAAGGAAGCGCCGCAAATGGTGCTCCTCGGCAAACAGGCGATTGATGATGACTCCAACCAGACCGGCCAGATGCTGGCGGCATTGCTGAATTGGCCGCAGGGAACGTTTGCCTCCAAGGTGACAGTCAGCGGTGGCGAGGTACAAGTCCTTCGTGAAATCGACGGCGGCCTTGAGACCGTATCGATCAAGTTGCCCGCGATCATCACCGCTGATTTGCGCTTGAACACACCGCGCTACGCGACGCTGCCGAACATCATGAAGGCAAAGAAGAAGCCGCTTGACACCATGACGCCGGAAGCGCTTGGCGTTGATATCGCGCCGCGCCTGACGACGCTGAAAGTGGTCGAGCCACCGAAGCGCAAAGGCGGCGTGATAGTGCCGGACGTCGCGGCACTGGTGGACAAACTCAAAAACGAAGCAAAGGTGATCTGAATGTCATTACTCGTCATTGCCGACCACGACGGCACGCATCTCAAGCCGGGCTTTACGAACACCGTTGCCGCCGCGCAGAAAATCGGTGGAGATATTCACGTCCTGGTCGCGGGCAGCGGGTGCACTGCTGCCGCCGCCGCGGCCGCGGCGGTCACTGGTGTCGCCAAGGTACTCGTCGCCGACGCCGCACACTATGCAGGCGCGCTGCCGGAAAATCTGGCGCCGCTCATCGTCGGCCTCGCCAGGAGCTATTCACATGTTCTGGCCCCGGCGACAGCAAGCGGCAAGAACGTATTGCCCCGCGTGGCCGCACTACTGGATGTCGCACAGATTTCCGACATTGTCGCCGTGGAATCTGCTGATACGTTCGTCCGGCCCATTTACGCGGGCAGTGCATTCGCGACGGTTAAATCGGGCGACGCGATCAAGGTGATCACGGTGCGTTCCACGGGATTCGACGGCGTCGCGGCGACAGGTGGCAACGCGTCGATTGAAAACATTGCCGCTGGGGCGGATGCCGGTACGTCGCGCTTCGTCGGCCAGGAGCTCACGAAATCGGATCGGCCGGAACTGGCCGCCGCCAAACGCATTGTCGCGGGTGGCCGCGGCATGGGCGATGGCGATAAATTCCGCGCCATACTTGAGCCGTTGGCCGACAAACTCAATGCCGCGCTGGGCGCATCGCGTGCAGCCGTCGATGCGGGCTTCGTGCCAAACGATTACCAGGTCGGCCAGACCGGAAAGATCGTGGCACCTGACCTTTATTTCGCTGTCGGCATTTCCGGCGCGATCCAGCATCTGGCAGGAATGAAAGACAGCAAAGTGATCGTCGCCATCAACAAGGATGCGGATGCGCCGATTTTCCAGGTCGCGGATTACGGCCTGGTGGGCGATTTGTTCACGATCGTGCCTGAGTTAACCAAAGCCCTTTGAACCAGAATGATGTTGTCACCTTGAGAGATTTTCCATGTCCGAATATATCGCCCCCCTGAAAGATATTTCCTTCGTCCTGAAACACGTGGTTGGCCTTGAGAAAATTGGCAAGTTGCCCGGTTGTGAGGATGTGACCGATGACCTCGCCGATGCCATTTTCGATGAGGCGGGAAAATTTTCCGGCAACGTGCTCTCGCCGATCAATCGGTCAGGCGATGTGGAGGGGGCGACGTGGCACGACGGCGTCGTCACCACGGCGAAGGGATTCAAGGAGGCGTACGCCAAATACGTTGAAGGCGGATGGAGCCTTCTCGCGGGGCCAACCGAATTTGGCGGTCAAGGATTGCCACACAGCATTTCGACGCCGGTGGCCGAGATGCTGGGCAGCGCCAACATGGCCTTCAAGCTTTGTCCGCTGCTGACTGGCGGCGCGGTCGAGGCGTTTGTGTCGAACGGATCGCAGGCATTGAAAGACATGTTCCTGCCGAAAATGGTGGCGGGTGAGTGGACCGGCACCATGAATCTCACCGAGCCGCAGGCGGGTTCTGATCTTGC
Encoded proteins:
- a CDS encoding branched-chain amino acid ABC transporter permease, with translation MTEIFGVPIQALMGQLTIGLVNGCFYALLSLGLAVIFGMLNVVNFAHGALYMVGAFFSWMLLSYAGLNYWFALILAPIGVAIIGVIIEKTMLRWLYQLDHLYGLLLTFGLALIMEGIFRHNYGSSGQPYELPEIFRGAFDLGFMFLPKYRAWVVVMSIVVCLATWYVIEKTRLGAYLRAGTENPKLVQSFGINVPLMVTLTYAFGVGLAGLAGVMAAPVYLVNPTMGSGIIIVVFAVVVIGGMGSILGSIITGLALGLIEGLTKVFYPEASNTVVFVIMAIVLLIRPAGLFGREK
- a CDS encoding choice-of-anchor D domain-containing protein, with the translated sequence MHHRHHRAKRHPGTYTATINPGALTAGAGANTNTSSATLTVTAAPTPAVTLAPPTVAFGARTINTTSPVSSVTLTNSGTAGLNISGITGSGDFGFTTTCPILTPPLAPSGTCSIDITFTPLTVAALSGSITITSNAPGSPHTIALSGTGSAVPVPGVNLSATTLNFANQPINTSSAVQSIAVTNSGFATLVISSITKTGSGAFTRVVPGSPSPDCNASVAPLTTCYISVIFTPTALGAAAAQINIATNAGSSPDIVNITGSGVPAASPAISVASSLAFGDQIVGTSATQALTIFSTGSATLNLFGTIGGTDARSFATSGSCTAIAPGASCVTNIIFTPSSVGSKTAQLTIASDAFGQPTTTVNLTGNGILAPGPIVDMPVTAIGFGNAILGGATASQVVTIKNTGGLPLNIQNLYAAGDFIQMNSCPASLASGANCLVNVLFSPLGIGNRTGELVLATNAPGSPQRILLSGTGCRWFSQAQSRLYLTACGG
- a CDS encoding ABC transporter ATP-binding protein, which encodes MSQDIILETRELTKEFKGFIAVDRVNLSVRRGSIHALIGPNGAGKTTVFNLLTKFLPVTSGQILYNGHDITAEKPVQIARRGMVRSFQISAVFPHLTVLENVRVALQRKLGTSFHFWKSESTLHILNARAMELLESVDLSTFADTETVLLPYGRKRALEIATTLALDPELMLLDEPTQGMGHEDVSRVVELIRKVAANRTVLMVEHNMSVVSNLCDKITVLARGSVLAEGPYDTVSRDPKVLEAYVGTVEETA
- a CDS encoding electron transfer flavoprotein subunit beta/FixA family protein, yielding MKILVPVKRVVDYNVKVRVKADQTGVDIANVKMSMNPFDEIAVEEALKLREAGVATEIIAVSIGVTQCQETLRTALAMGADRAILIETSAEVQPLAVAKLLKAICDKEAPQMVLLGKQAIDDDSNQTGQMLAALLNWPQGTFASKVTVSGGEVQVLREIDGGLETVSIKLPAIITADLRLNTPRYATLPNIMKAKKKPLDTMTPEALGVDIAPRLTTLKVVEPPKRKGGVIVPDVAALVDKLKNEAKVI
- a CDS encoding ABC transporter ATP-binding protein encodes the protein MNVSDAVLSVAGLHAYYGESHILHGVDFNIHRGELVTLLGRNGAGRTTTLKAMLGLTGRRTGSIRIAGQEVIQLPTHKIARLGLGYCPEERGIFSSLSCEENLLLPPQIGEGGMSIDEIYTMFPNLRERRNSQGTRLSGGEQQMLAMARILRTGAKILLLDEITEGLAPVIVQTLGRVIRELKAKGLTIIMVEQNFRFAAPLADRHYVMEHGKIAAVVEKHELAAKTGMLHEYLGV
- a CDS encoding ABC transporter substrate-binding protein, yielding MKRKILATFVSAACVFGAGTVFAQQGKLSDDALKIGVLTDMSGVYADFGGPGAVLAAKMAVEDFGGKMFGKTIEVVSADHQNKPDVAKNLTQQWFDRDKVDMTVENLNSGVALAVTALGKEKNKITIVTGAASSRLTNDACQPGTTVHWVYDTIALANVVGKAVVKAGGDSWFFLTADYAFGHSLEKDTGDVVKANGGKVNGAVRHPLNATDFSSFLLQAQASKAKVVGLANAGGDTVNSIKAAAEFGITKNQNLAALLMLVTDVHALGLNTAQGLYLTEAWYWDMNDENRAFAKRFEARNNGKKPNMNQVGVYSSTAHYLKAVQAAGSDDTAAVMKKMQDTPINDVFAKNGKLRPDGRMVHDMHLYLVKKPSESKGPWDYYKLMGTVKGEEAFQSLENSKCPQFMKKS
- a CDS encoding electron transfer flavoprotein subunit alpha/FixB family protein, giving the protein MSLLVIADHDGTHLKPGFTNTVAAAQKIGGDIHVLVAGSGCTAAAAAAAAVTGVAKVLVADAAHYAGALPENLAPLIVGLARSYSHVLAPATASGKNVLPRVAALLDVAQISDIVAVESADTFVRPIYAGSAFATVKSGDAIKVITVRSTGFDGVAATGGNASIENIAAGADAGTSRFVGQELTKSDRPELAAAKRIVAGGRGMGDGDKFRAILEPLADKLNAALGASRAAVDAGFVPNDYQVGQTGKIVAPDLYFAVGISGAIQHLAGMKDSKVIVAINKDADAPIFQVADYGLVGDLFTIVPELTKAL